The Gossypium hirsutum isolate 1008001.06 chromosome A13, Gossypium_hirsutum_v2.1, whole genome shotgun sequence nucleotide sequence ctaCATCCTGTTTGAATCCAAAGTATTTTTGTCATACAAGATGAGAGTTGCAGATGAGCTTCAATTGGTTTGTTGTTTTACAGTGTCACCACCACAGGCACTGTCCAATTTTGCCAATAAAACAAGCAAAAATTTCCCACCATTCTTTATGTTTTGGAGCGTTTCTTGTTTACGACTCAGACTGAGTTCACTCGGAAACAAAAGGCGTTCACATGGAAACAACCATCACTGGGTTCTTTCCCAGCTTTCCCGTCTTtatatattatgttttgaatttCACTTTTGACAGttacaaaggaaaaaaaaagggaattttACAACATAAACGTGCATTCACAAATTGGTTTAATCCTTGAATACGACGTCGTTTGCTATTCTCAACAACGGTTGAATTGACCCCGGGGAGAATTTCCGAGCGAACAAGAACGGAAAACGCCGCCGTTGCTTCGTCGCCGGTGAATCAGAGCCGTAGGTCCCGTCGTCACCGTATCGAGGCTCGTCTTTTCTTAGCCGTGAGATCAACTGAGGCCCAATCTCGGACTCGACGTACATGCGCGGGTGACCATCGAAGCTGCCGTTCCAGTCCACGTGTGTTAGGGTGGCTGGCACTGCGCCACGTGGATCCCGCATGTGTATGAGGGTGGGAAAATAGTTTTCCTCCGGGTAACACGTGTCCCACACCACACACGGTTGGTTGAACTTCGCCCATATCACCTCGTCACCAACGACGAGCTTCGCGTGCTTACGTGTCAGCGACCAAAATTGAGACCCAATCCTGAAATCCTCCAACGTAACCTCCGGCAACATCGAGTCTTTTCCACGCGCTGCCCACCTATCGTAACTCCCGACCTCGTTGTTCAGTATCTCGATAAAGCTTTTCTTTGACCGAGTGAGCGTTTTGTAGGTGAAGTCAAAAGAGTGAATGGGAATGCAAGAGGCGGACAAGAGGACAAACATGTAATTGGAACGATCATGAAGCAGCGCGTGAGCCAATAACCTCCGGGCAGCAGAAGCGAGAGTTGGGGTGAAACGGAGAGCGGGTTTTGAAGGGATGACTCGGTGAGTGAACACACCCGAGAACGGCGGGTCGTAAAGGTAACTCGGGTCGGCATGGACATAAACATTGAAGAGATCTTTGGGGGTTTGGTTAAAATAAAGCTCCCAAAGCGGAGCGAAAGGCAGAGGCGAAATAGTGAGGAATAAAAATGCAATCTTTTTGGGTGAACCGGGAGGGAGTTTTGAGTTGACACGGGAAGCGACTCGGAAGAGTGAATCGTCGTCATGCAATGGTAAAGGCAGTGGCTTGGAAGAGAATCTTTGTTGGGTTTTGGGCGGAGGGTCCAAATCTGGAACTAGGTTGTGTCCGGAACCGTCGTGGACGGTGGTTGTCGGCGAAGTGATTGTAATAATAACGGCTAAAGGCAAGCAGAGGAGTAAAGCACAAAAAAGAGAGAGTGGGGTTGGGGACAGCATGGTTTTCttcccttctttttctctttgttCTGTTGAGTGGAAAGAGAGTGACTTTGAGACAGACCCTAGAGAAAGAAtctaagaggaaaaagaaaaatgtgggaTTTGGTATATTTTCTGtggaataataaattattttttttatgctaTCATTTTATCCCAATACAAAATTTTGATAGACAGAAATTGGTTTGGTCAAACTGATTttcacttttttatatttttttaatttaataaaaaatataacttttctgtcaaattaaattgaattgattaagaATTTAAGATATTAGGTTAAGtgtaaaatcaaattataaagttttgATACTTTGATGATTTTGACCACAAATCAGCTTTGCCTcatttatttgtaattaaataataactagTTTGACTTTTGCATTATAATAATTACTGTGCCTAATTTGAAGATTGGATCTGGGCTTGCAAAAACATTTGGTTGGGTTAAGTGGGCCACTCTAGACTTCACAATTGGTTTCAAATGGCTCCTAGCACTTGGTATTGGACTTGTTTAAGGCCTTTAATAATGTATCTCAATTTTGATCCAATTTCAAAACTCGGATTTGATTAATTCGAAATCCAATTTGGCAAAATCCGTTATGATAATAATAACTCAACAAATCGAATCTTTCCAATTTGAGttcaaaataatttgaaacattGAATTTAAgatcatttatatttaaaataactcGAGCTCAAATGTTAAATATAGAATAACATGAACTTGAAATGACTTGACTAATGAGAATGTGTCGCATTTGGGAACTATGATTCTTGAACTATGATTCTCACCTTCTTTGCCTCATATAGTGTGTGGGTCCAAAGAAGTCAGATCAAAATGCAGAAAACTAAATGAAAAGAGGTGACCACTTTATGCCCAAAAGCTCAATGATCAGTGATGAAGAATGAGCAAGCATGATTTCCAATGATTTGAGACAAAGAAAGAGGCAGAAATGCAGACATAAGTGTAGACCAAGCAAGTTCTAAACCCTGGGTCGGACTCGGGTCAATCTTTACAAAACCTATATCATGTAATAAACCAACAAAAAGCTTCCATTGGATATTTCAGTTTAGGGAACTTCAAAACTCTGAAACAGTTCTTATCTCAAAGGAATCATTGCAGGAAAGCATGATAATTCTGCCTTGTAATTATCTGCTATGGTCCCCTTCCAATTTTAATATGTACAGGACAGTTTATATACGACCAAACTCCTAATGTTTGATGTCTCCTCTTTGACAGTGACTTCTCCAAGCTTTTCTAACATTGGTTATACCTTGCCTTTGAAACTTGAGGgttctttttcattattattttcttgAGATTATGTTTTCATCCTATTTTTATAGGGTAAAATTGTCTAAAATCCAgctaaaacaatagaaatagaaatCATTTACCACCCAATGTTGTTTTtttcatgaattaaattgatggTTTTAAGAGGCTGCTAGTTTCTAGTCTATACCCAATTATTGAAtgataatttagaaaaaaataaaataaaaataaaataaaatgaacacaACCATGTGGAGGGAGTGGATGAGCCTTAACAATTAAGAATCAAAGAAATAAGTACCATTTTCAACATGAAAtttcttttgataaaaaatataaaatcaaatcaaattaattcataaaagttgaattagttgaaattttatgattttaagaaaggaaatattttttttcaaaattttaaccatTGTAACAAAGCTTGATTAGATCATTTTGTTTAATTGAAGAGTCGTATATCTAGAAGTTAAATTGTGTATGCATTTTTGT carries:
- the LOC107893449 gene encoding glycosyltransferase BC10; protein product: MLSPTPLSLFCALLLCLPLAVIITITSPTTTVHDGSGHNLVPDLDPPPKTQQRFSSKPLPLPLHDDDSLFRVASRVNSKLPPGSPKKIAFLFLTISPLPFAPLWELYFNQTPKDLFNVYVHADPSYLYDPPFSGVFTHRVIPSKPALRFTPTLASAARRLLAHALLHDRSNYMFVLLSASCIPIHSFDFTYKTLTRSKKSFIEILNNEVGSYDRWAARGKDSMLPEVTLEDFRIGSQFWSLTRKHAKLVVGDEVIWAKFNQPCVVWDTCYPEENYFPTLIHMRDPRGAVPATLTHVDWNGSFDGHPRMYVESEIGPQLISRLRKDEPRYGDDGTYGSDSPATKQRRRFPFLFARKFSPGSIQPLLRIANDVVFKD